Below is a genomic region from Sander vitreus isolate 19-12246 chromosome 15, sanVit1, whole genome shotgun sequence.
CTGctcatacattttctttatcaAACACAAGAGTGTTACATACATTGTTATGTGGTTCTCATGCGTTTGTGACCGAAATGACAAAAATGAGTCTCTCAGGGGTTAAACTTCAAGGCAGGGTCACTGAGACTAAGGTCACGGACAAGACCTGTGATCGAACCACAGCTGAGCTAATGTTTTACCATGGTATTGCATGTACATCCAATATAAGGCACACTGACCAGACTCCAAATTCATCATTCACTGGTTATTCTGATGATGCTGAGGTCTGCAAAGCTGTGATAGACAAATAGGCATTTTATAGCcttatttcctcttttttaaTACTTAACATTAAGCAAGTTTACTCCTTAACTGGCTGAATTActgaaaaagaaatcacaaacTTGTGAACAACTGAACAACTTTTGAAACAGACAACTAGACTACAGTTGTAAGCGACTGGTATAATGAAGATGACCTGGGGCCTGTGCCTGCTTTGTTTGGCCGGGGGTTTAAGAGCAGTCCATGCAGGTCCCGTCAGGAAGACCGGCAAGATGGCAGACAAGGCAGTGCCACAGGAAGAAGTCAACGTGCTCATGTTTGGTGTCATACAGTTCAGCGAATCCCTTAACTATGTTTACGAAACCACTGAGGCAAAGATAGCTAAAGTCAGCCAGACTTTGAGGAGCCATGAGGGGACTCTCCAAAAGCTGGGGAGGCAGACTGAACAGGCTGCAGAAGTGGAGAAGCAGATTAAGGAAGTGATACAGTTGCTACAGGtaagaaaacagaaatatgtAAACAATGGGTTTCCTATGTGCTGTTGAATGGTTGAgttattacaaaaaatatatataatcaaaTTGCAGATCTAAAAAGGCACAAGATGCAGGAGTAGAGGAAGATAGAGGCAGTATGTAAAGTATGTTTGTCAGCTCTCAAGAGAACAAACTGTTGAACGATCATGCTTGGGCATCTCACTCTTCTTCTTTTGTAAGACCCACCATCATCATGTGATTTTAAAATTTATTTTCTTGATGTATACGGATTAATGTAACTCTTTCATCTGAGATATAAGAGTGAGTGTTATTAAAAAGCTGCATGTCACAGTGTGGGACAGGCAGCTGGCAGCTGCACTGGGATCTTAGTTAGGGGGAAGAGAATAATATGTGCAGATGCTCTTTTGACAGGCCCAGATGGCTAAGCAACAGGCTCAGACCAAGACGACTAAAGACTGGCTGGCCAGCATGGAGCAGGAAGTGGTGGAGTTGAAAACAAAAGTGAAGAAGTTGGAGATGTATCTCAACACCAACATCAGCATCAAAGAGCTGAAGGTAACAGACAACTGAAAATCTCTCTGTAGTTACTACTTACAGATAGAAGAAACAACCTCACACCAGCCTGCCAATATTCACTTTTGTTTAATGCAAAAGCATGAGGCAACTTGACATTTTTGAACACCAGTCTCTGATTTCTTACAGTAAATAGTTTACTTTAACTTCATTCCTGTTTTTAGGAGAGAACAAAGGAGCAATCCAACATCTTACAGGGCTTACAGCATCTGACCCAGTTGCAAAAAGAGAATGTTGAGAGTCAGAATGAGCAGCTCTCCAAACTGCAGACAATGGTAATTCACATTCAAAACATGTAGTTTTGAacttttgatgttttcttttaaataaattcaccgttttattttcttcttccagAGTGAAACTATGACATAGTTGTTTTAAGATTCACCGCTGAGGTCTCCCAGTCTACGCAGATCTCAACTATGTAACGTCACTCCCTTCAAACCCTGCAATGTGTGCCATAGATCTACTCTATGGacagaaaatatttttattagtaCTCTTAGGATTATGTCCTTGTTGTAGCAACTCTCATCTCTGTACTtagtaaactttttttttttaagagccaTTCAAATAAAGTCGTTAAATTATTTAGGATTTTGTTTCTGCATCTTGTGTTATTTGTAAGTACATCAAAAAAATGTATCGAagaaatgttttatatattgaaaaaatgttttatataatctacaaaataatgaaaaaaaaaattctattagAAATTCTGAACCTGCTGTCCTCTTTGCTTGAAAATACAGACCAAAGTGAAGGAAGAACaactctgtaaaaaaaatcaatatccaAACAAACACAGTAAGCCATGCATGCAATGAAGGGGTGAATGTATATTTGTTCTATGGGTCAACGTATAGAGTGTGTATCTGTGATAGGTAAACACTCACCTGTAGGTGGTGTGCGGTGTGTATACGTAGCGAGCAGGGAACTCCAACACGTCTTTGGTTGGGCGAACACGCAGGTCAGGGTAAGGCTTCACATGAAGCAGCTCTGGTGACAGACAGTAATGAGGCGAGTCCGGAGCTGGAGAGATGTCAATCTTCAACTGGGCTGAGGGACAAAATAAGTCATGAAGACAAAACAAGATAGAAAAACTGTTCATCACAAATCATCCAAAAACCTTTCCACATGAACTCAGACAATTTCACATAAATATTAACCTGTGACAGGCCTTAGTCGTCGTAGAACAGAGGACGGTCTGCGCATATCTGCCAGATACTTGTAGAGGTCCTCATCACTCAGTCTGTCCCCCTCCTTCATGTACACAAACAGAAGAGCAGAGTTTGTATTGGGCTTACACGCCTCATTATAATATAGTTATAATAGCTGCCACTTCTGTACACTTCTCTACAGTACTGTACTATAATGTTAACTACTCATAAAATTATTTGTGGTTGAAACATTTGAGTACATGTTTTTGGGGGGATAGTGCATGTAATAATCTGCATTTGATCTTATCACACTAATAGAACTGAAACAATATATAACATCAAAATCATGGCTTTTACTGGAAAAACTACATAGGTTGTCTAAGATATAAAATCTGGACTTAATTTCTTATGAAATTATTAGTACTAGTTAACTCTTCACCTTTTTACCATTACAGTGACAATACTCCGCTTTATCAATAAAATTATATGTAACTTGACTATTAACTATTTGACTAATTTCACATTAAATCATACATCACAGTCAGGATAACTATAACATTAATTATTAAATGAGTCATAAAACAGAGTCTGACCTGTTTGAAGAAGTTGGTGACAGTCAATGTTGCTGGACGGAAAGCGGCGAAGTTACACATGTCATCCCCAACACTCATCCGCTCAAacccctttttctttctctcattccATGTTCCATGACCTTTTCGCTCTGGCAGGAAGACAAATCATATAATATTAGAGAGACATGTGCATGAATGTTACTTATACAATATTTTTTGTCAGTGTAACTAGTTAAATGctctgtgtatgtgcatgtgtgacacTGTATTAAATTGAGAAAGTTTTTGCAATCAGCAATACCAGAGTCAGAGTCAGGGTCCGACCGATCCAGACCTCCCACACTGCTGACGATGTTGAGAAGGTGAATGGCCGTCCAGGCAAAAGGCATGCGAAAAAGGCCAAGACGACTACATGACTGCTCTGCCTGTTGACGCAgcttctccagcttctccttGTGCTGAAGCGGGACAAAGAGCAGACAAGACTAGGTCAAATCCTAGTATATGGCTGGACTGTGTATGGTCAATGTGCTTGATTGTGGCCAAATTGTTACAGGGATAGTCAGCGCTGGTGTCTATAATGTGAATATAGGATATTAAATGTTAATCTGTAATGGTCCCAGTAATATTTGTTGGTTGTGTACTGAAGTAGCATATCACATGGTAAACATACGTATGGTAAAGATAAATAATTGAGGGCTGCTTTTCAATGTAATCATGGTATTTTCCAGAAGTTATTGTTCTGGGTTACTCATCACAGCCTCAAATGATGGTCTAACATGATGAGCTCCGACCAATGGTGGAACTTCATCACTCGGTGACAGAGCGACAGAGATTGAATCTTAGTTCTCTTTAATAGTTCCTCGCTTGAACAGGATACACGAGaccagccttcccggaagccatgcagctgaaagccgttgcaaactccgcccatacagctgacaaatgaggttgacaaagacaaaatgtgacgcttcagaggaaaagaCGTCTTATCCCTCTAAAAACAATTCACACTTCAAACATGTCCTTGTTTCCTCTGTCCTTGCAGGATTTCATTGcatctctcccatgcttcctctGTGGGACAGACTAAGACgtgaggaagggaagcaagtgaaggaactgtggatgcaatttaagggaaCTGGGATTCAGCCAGAGTGACAGAGTTTTGAGGTTGTAAGGCTGGCTATGGCCCTGCCAGACCACGGTCCAGCCAATAAATCAAAAGGTAAAGAATGGCTTAATATAGCTGCAGTGGCCAACACAGTTTACCTGCCAAAGAGGATGGTAAATATTGCAGCTACCTAGACAGAATTGAGTAATGCTTATGACTAGACATTAAAAGGGTCCCACGTGCATGCAGGCCCTGATCGTTGCAACAgtttaaaacacgtttttgGCTCCATTACCTTGGAGGAATCTGACTCTTTCATGACCATGTAGGGTTCACAGCATTCTCCAATGTCTCCTTGTTGGAGGACTTTCTCGAGCTGAAACACATATAACTATTGTTAAACAATAAAGCACATCTTTTATCACATATTAATATTTGACTTATACTAATACATAACAAGTGTATGCCATTAACATTAAGTCAGATTCTTCTGTGTAAAAGTGGGTTCTCTCCATACCTTAATGACCAAAAAGATATCGGCGGAAGGGTATGTGATGGAGAAAATGGCAGAACGGGCCAGTGTGGAAATGGCTACATGGGGTGTGTGGGGTTTAAGCAGCCCTTTCATCTGATCCGAGTTCAGGTCAAAGTAAAAATTCTCAGAGATCTGTTGGGGGGAAGATTGAGATAAGCGGGAAACAGCAGAGGGAGGGGAAGGAAAGATGATAATGGGAATGCACGTCAAGGGATTTTAATTCAGTTTTGACTCAATGAGCTAAACCGCAAGACCACTTAGACCTTTTTGAGACAAGGAAGATTTGATTAGTTAAGTATGAGCTCAGCATTACGTAAGCGGTTTCACAGAGTGTAAGTCATTGGAAGAATACTCATTGTATCAAATAAGAAATGATCTGCTGGAACAAAATATatacctttttcttttccttgacGTCATACAGGGCAAGTGTGCCAAATATGGGCTCAATTTCTATTTCAAAcctgaaaaacatacaaaatatagTCTGCAAATATGGAGAGCAGGTATCGCAGGTGTTTCTAAAAATTGTGGGAGTGTGTGAAGACGTAAATGTCAGCAGTTATATTCCAAATTTTACTTACTTCAGAGACAGACACTTGACCATAATCCTCTGGCCACAGTGTTCCTTGGGCACTTCAGGGACAGAGCATCTCTCTACTGCTTCAtcctgccacacacacataaaagccATGTACAATACACACAGCAGCATAACATTTACACAGATGTCATGGCAACGTAGCGGCAGAGGAAGCGACAGTGTGTACACAGATataaaggaagaaggatgaAGCGAAAGAAGGAGAAcatagagaaaagaaaagctaaCAGTTCTGTAGAAGTGGCTGGGTTTGCAGACATGATGGACATTCACTTTAAGGGAACACTCATTAATGTTACTCTGAGCTGAACAAATACAACTACATTCAAGAACATTTCCAAACTAGCAGAACCACTGGTTGTAGTTTAAAGTATAGATCGCTGAGATTAAGTTACAATCAAACTGTGTTAACATGCACATTACAGTTAGTAGTAGTTAGTTACCAGATGAAGGTTTAGACAATGCCCTCACTTATTAAACGTGTGGCCTTAGCTGTGTGATGTAGTGCCACTGTCCATTTTCCTCTTACTTAGCCTATTATactgaataaaaagaaaaataatttctgAGCTACAAGAAACCCCTCATTAACTTTGTAAAGCTTAAGAAACTATTATTTCATAGAAACTAGGTAATCAAGAGACATGACAAATACTTTTATATGATAAAGTCACAGGTTTATTACTTTAACATAGCCTGTTCCACAACAGAGGCAGATACAGGACgggttaaagtgctcatattatgctcattttcaggttcataattgtatttagaggttatatcagaataggtttacatggtttcattttcaaaaaacaccatatttgtgttgtactgcacattgctgcagctcctcttttcaccctgtgtgttgagctctctcttttagctacagagtgaggcatcgcacttctattacatctttgttgggagtcgcacatgcgcagtagctaggtaaggactacaagccagtcagaagcagagtatgagggcgtgtcacgttagcagctaggctagcattaaaacatgtgttacaaagtgacgcacgttcgtcatggaagtaaaggctggactacaatagagctgtttggagcagtttgtgaacagtgttttctgttggagatggtaagtcccttcgGGGTGGATTTGGggcttttcactttgtaaacctataacatgcacacaaaagatatataacacaataaaggaaagggaaacaaccaaaaagcataatatgataACTTTAAAGAGGAACTATGccgtttttttaagtttaatttaccttaactgaacagcttcggagtcattggaatggttatatgacttttttcgggttgaatggtggtcgtctcacttccccctagcgcctgtgagctgaaaaaccacccttgcaacttttggccAGGTCTCGcaatgtaacaaattgcttcaggcactgcacacatatacgcccccatccaggaaccggctaacaaggtagcgatggagtttttcgcactatcgtcatggctgagccggcaaaaaagaagcagaaagctaggaaagaattgtcggaggaacagagaaagaggaaacggcagactgaccgagcaagtttttacagtgttgccaaatatctattccgaagctgtataGAGAAACAtgtgagcaaaaagcgagaaaacagagaagaaatTGCCATAGCATATGCAATGCATAGCGCCCATTTAATACGAACCTCATCAGGGGGAGAGTACAGGCCCAACAGGTCACTGTGGCGCCCCTGCAGGCGTGCCTCAGTATTGCGCCGGTCCATGTCCTCTGCGGCTGTGCGTTCCAGCACAGACGGCAGGAGTGCGTCTGGGGAGGAATTCTTCAGGTCAAATATACTGGAGGCCCAGCTGCCTCGAGGAGTCTCATCGAGGCTGACTGACCGCCGCTTTGCGTCATCCTGCAGAGTGAGACGAAGCAAAGATGACAGCTTTAAGTGCTCACTGCAGATGTTTTAGAAACAACATGCTACAGATCCAATTACCTTATTACCCATTTAATATGACTCATATGGAGACTGTGTAATGGATAATGGACAAGCTATATCCATTTATACATTACTCATTCTCCATACGATCAACTCGCTGAGCAGAATACAACTCATACTGCCTTCCCAATCAAAATGAGACACACACTTCATTGGCTGGCCATTTGTCCAAATCACTTTTTCCAGGAATAAATGTTGGAAGTTTCAGTAGCGTGATAAAGCCTCGATGCTTTTACTCTTGGCAACACTGTATGTACAGCAGATcaataaagtgtgtttaatGAACCTAAAATTACGGATTGGTCACTCGAGATAACGAGTCCTTTAAACATCACCATCAGCTACCTGGTCGTCCTGGCGCTCAGCAGCAGCAACCTCGTCCAGTTCAAAGGTCTGTTTGACCAGCCCTCGCTGCCTCTCCCTCTGTCGCTCAGAGTTGTGAGGGGTGTATGCGGTGCTGTAGCGCTGATATCTACgggaaatcagaaaaaaaagaaggttttcCCAGTGATAATGTAGTATCGGTCGATCACGTGAACAGGGAAAAGTGGTGCACATCATTAAACAATAGATGTAGGTTAATTCAGCTGGTACCACAACTGACAGCACTTACTTTCTTTGAATGACGAGCCAGTCATCTGTGTAGACTGCCAAGGCATCTCTCACTCTGGGATCCAGGGAGCTGcatagaaaaacacattaataattGAGCAAAGCATGCTTTTAATATTTATGTTCATTCAGTGTCACAAAGAGAAAGCCTTTGTTCCTATCTGTGGTGATGTTTGTCCTCCATTACAGTAATATtattctactgtgtgtgtgtgtgtgtgtgtgtgtgtgtgtgtgtgtgtgtgtggtagtgtAAAGACcatagaggtgtgtgtgttacagtacgAGGGATGTGTTGGCCATTAGCAGTTGGactcactcctcctcctcctcaggcaGTGGGGGCTCCAGTGTAATGCACTCTTTTTCCAGCGGTAGGAGTTCCAGGTCATCATGGGGGAACTCCATTAGCTGTCTGAGCGGGCCGGGCTCCACCCCAGGAGCATGACTGCTCACATACTCCTCAAAGTCCACCGGCTCAACCACCTCCGTCAGGGGCAACTGTCAATCAACGTGAGACTATTATGTACCAATAACTATGACATGGCCATAATGACAGATCCTAATCTGATCAGAAAGATTTACAAGATGCCATAAAAGGAGGCAGGATGTGATTAGGATAGAACAATATGGGGTATTTGACATTTATACATGATACAAAACACAAGAAATGGATGCAAATAAAACAGAGGTATTCACtgcaaaaacaatatttttctttagtgggcttataaatatgtatatgaaaatatcaatacataaataataataaagtttatGGGCACTTCTCACTAAACTCAGTGTCAAAAAATTGTATTTAGATGACTTCTTGCAcattgtacatgtacatgttcaCAAAATGATAACAGTAAATAAAAGTTCAATGTTGTATTTGAATGGTGTTTCAGTTTTCAGATCTCAATTCTTCTAATCCCGACGCACTTACGTTTGTTTACGTTACAGCTAACAAGTCTGCCACAGACAATACTGCTAGCAGTATGTAAAaccactacttttttttttttttttaaaagattatttttttgggccattttaggcctttatttttataggacagcttagacttgaaaggggagagagagggggaatgacatgcagcaaaggcccGCAGGTCGgggagtgaacctctatatatgggcgctcTATCAgatgagctatccaggcgcccaaACCACTAAGTGTTTATATACATTATAGTTTAACACATTGTCTCAGCAATATTACCCTAAACCCCATTTTTGCTCATCTCCTTTGCTCTTATGGAGCACATCTAGACGACACTGAGTTAACAGTCTCTATTCCACAACCTATGTCTGCTTTCTGGTTCACAGCAAAGTCCATAGAGTATTCATACATTTCTGATGGACTAATTCAAAATTCCATCATCATGCTTTTAACATGACAACAGACATTTTCCAAAACTCAGCGTTTTATTTAACTACCCTTACTCTGTTTTGGGTAAGCACCCATGCAGAAACCTTGCCTCGTTGGTAAACAACACAGGTGAGCAAGAGCAGGTATATCATGTTTCAAACCACCTCCTTTCACGCCTGCTGTCAACACTAATTAAAACTACACTCATCTGCACTCTTTCTATCTAAAGGTAAACCTAATTCCCAAAGTTACACCCATCAACTTCTGACGTTGCTAACTGGAGCTATAAACCTGCTGGCTTGAAACTCGGGCAGATTAAACATAGGGTGACTCACAGGGTGGTGTGCGCCTCCTCGTTTCTTGGTCAGCTGAGGAGAGCCATAGTCTCTGGACACTTGTTTTCTGACCTCTGCAGCAACCGTCCTGAGCAAGGTAAAGATATCAAGGA
It encodes:
- the angptl8 gene encoding angiopoietin-like protein 8, yielding MTWGLCLLCLAGGLRAVHAGPVRKTGKMADKAVPQEEVNVLMFGVIQFSESLNYVYETTEAKIAKVSQTLRSHEGTLQKLGRQTEQAAEVEKQIKEVIQLLQAQMAKQQAQTKTTKDWLASMEQEVVELKTKVKKLEMYLNTNISIKELKERTKEQSNILQGLQHLTQLQKENVESQNEQLSKLQTMSETMT